The genomic stretch TTTATCATCATAGAATGGACCCTGAAACTCCTTTAGAGGAAACTATAGAGGCATTAACAAGAATAGTAAAAAGCGGAAAAGCATTGTATGCAGGGCTTTCCAATTATGACGGAGCTAATTTAGAAAAGGCTTCAAAATTATTTTATTTAGCAAATGTACCTTTTATTATTAATCAAAACAGATACTCTATATTTGACAGAACAATAGAAAATAACGGTCTCAAATTAAAATCCAAAAAATTAGGAAAAGGTATAATAGCATACAGTCCATTGGCACAAGGTTTATTGACAGATAAATATTTAAACGGCATACCTGATGACAGCAGAATAGCTGCAGACGGAAGGTATTTAAAACGCGATGCCATAACAAGAAAAAAATTAGAGCAAATAAAAGATCTTAATGATTTGGCATTAAAAAGAGGGGAATCATTAGCACAAATGGCTTTAAGATGGGTTTTGAAAGATGAAGAAATCACAAGTGTGTTAATAGGAGCATCAAAACCTAGTCAAATTATAGAAAATTTAAAAATAATTAATAAAATGAATTTAACTGATGAAGAGATAAGAATTATTGATGACATTACTCTTTAGTGTTTTTTGATAACTTTATTATTTGTATAATTATATTTTAGCCGCTGCAATAAAATTATAACAGCTGGATATTTTAAACATTTTAATTATAAACTGCTATTATTTTTTATTGGAGCATGAAGTATTATAATATTATAATTATGAAATTTGAGAATGTATATTAGTTTATATAATAAATTTTTTATTTGATTTTTTTATTTTTTTGTATAATCTATAATATTAAGCAAAATAAAATAATAGGAGTTCTTTATGATTTACACTGTAACATTAAATCCTGCTGTGGATTACTATATGGATATGAATAAATTGGAAGAAGGTGAACTAAACAAAGTAAATAATTCATATACTTTGGCGGGAGGAAAAGGGATAAATGTTTCTAAAGTATTAAAAAATTTTGGTATTGAATCTATGGCTTTAGGATTTTGCGGAGGATTTACTGGAGAGTATATAAGAGCGGATTTAAATAAGTATGGAATTAAAGATAATTTTATTTTACTTGAAGAAGATACTAGGATAAATGTAAAAATAAAAACTGAAAAAAAAGAAACAGAAATAATGGGGAAATCTCCTAAAATACTTGAGAAAAATATAGAAGCATTACTCTCTATTATTGATAATATAGCAGATAATGATATATTAGTGCTTTCTGGAAGTGTGCCTAGCTCTGTAAAAGAAGATATTTATAAAGATATTATAAACAAAACAAAATCAAAAAATAATGTAAGAGTAATAGTAGATTCAAGAGAGAATGCTTTTAAAATAGCAGTGAAAGAAAAAGTTTTTCTTACTAAGCCTAATAAAAAAGAATTGTCAGAGTATTTTGGAAAGGATATACGTTCTGTATATGATATAATTGTTTATGCTCAGCAATTAGTAAAAGACGGAAGCGAAAATGTTATAGTATCATTAGGGAAGGAAGGCTCTATTATAGTTAATAAAGATGAGGCATATATAGGAAATGCTCCAGATGGAGAGCTTGTAAGTTCTGTGGGTGCTGGTGATGCTATGGTGGCAGGTATTGTATATGGAATAAGCCAAAATTTAAGTATAATTGATGCTTACAAGTATGCTATAGCTTCAGGAACTGCTACTGCTTTTAGTGAAGGGCTTGCAACATTTGAAAGTATGAATAATTTGCTTGATAAAGTAGAAGTAAAAAAGATTAATTTGCAGTAAAATTATAAGTTTATTTTATAGAGCAGAAAGCTAAATATAAGTTTTCTGCTCTTTTTATTTTAATATGTAAACTATTTTCTGTGTTATGTAAACTAAAAGTGTAAAAAAAAATTATATTATATGTATTTCTTATTGATTTAATGATAAAACAATCATAATATATATTAAGATTGTAAAGGCGGAGTAATAAATAATATGATAAAAAAAATTATAATAGCTGTGGTAATTGTTATTAACTCTTTTGTACTTTATGGAGAGTATTATAGTATAAATGAGTGGTATTTAGTTGAAAAGACAGACCCAATAACAGATGATAAAGAGATATCTATTTTTATTAAAAAACAGGAAGAAAACAGCTTAAATTTCAATACCTTGATGATAAAAATTGATAAAAACTCTATTAATATAAACCTATATACGCCTTCTATTGTATTTAAAAAAAGATTTAATAATGAAGATAAAATAACTATTGTATATCGTTTGGATAAAAATGAGCCTAGAACAAATATATTAAATAAATACGGAGAAACAGAATTTTATTCCTTATCCTATGATAAGGAAGCATCTTCTGAGAAGAGTATCATATTATTAAAAGAGCTTTTATCACATAATGTTTTGGCTGTAAGGGCTTTTGAAAATATTGATAATGTAAGGCACACATATACTTATGTTTATGATTTAAATAGATTAAAAGAACTTATTCTTACTGCCAATTTTGATGATACTATATTAGAAAATTATAAATCAGAAATAGAATCAATTATAGTAAATCAGCAGAATAATTCAGATTCACAGAAACAAACTGATGAAATTTACAATGAAGGTAAACAAACAGATAAAACTAATCATAAAGAAAATATTTATTTGATAGATGATATTAAATATGATGTAATATAAAATTTATTATTTTTATCAATATAAAGCCCATTAAGATATAGTTCTTAATGGGCTTAATTATTTGCTTTATTAAAAAATATAGTTGTTATCTTAAATTAACAGCATTGCGGTATAAGAAATTTTTTCTGTCATTAGCATATTTAGCTTTAGAAGAAGTAGGGTATTCAGCTAAATACTGATTGTAAGTTTGATATGCTTTATCAAAATCTCTTGTATTATTATCGCCTTTTTCATATACTTCAGCTAAAAGAAGTATAGCATCTCCGCGTTTTGAAAACTTATTATTTCCTTCTAAAGATTTCTCTAATATAGGAGCAGCATCAGATATTCTTCCTAATGTTTTTAAGCTGTCAGCAATCTCATAAGCTGCATTTCCATACATAGAAG from Brachyspira murdochii DSM 12563 encodes the following:
- a CDS encoding aldo/keto reductase, with the protein product MQISESRYDSMIYSRCGKSGLKLPIISLGLWHNFGAECGYSNMKEMIKTAFDNGITHFDLANNYGPPYGSAEISMGKILNDGLSKYRDELIISTKAGYDMWEGPYGNWGSKKYLIASINQSLKRLNLEYVDIFYHHRMDPETPLEETIEALTRIVKSGKALYAGLSNYDGANLEKASKLFYLANVPFIINQNRYSIFDRTIENNGLKLKSKKLGKGIIAYSPLAQGLLTDKYLNGIPDDSRIAADGRYLKRDAITRKKLEQIKDLNDLALKRGESLAQMALRWVLKDEEITSVLIGASKPSQIIENLKIINKMNLTDEEIRIIDDITL
- the pfkB gene encoding 1-phosphofructokinase, producing the protein MIYTVTLNPAVDYYMDMNKLEEGELNKVNNSYTLAGGKGINVSKVLKNFGIESMALGFCGGFTGEYIRADLNKYGIKDNFILLEEDTRINVKIKTEKKETEIMGKSPKILEKNIEALLSIIDNIADNDILVLSGSVPSSVKEDIYKDIINKTKSKNNVRVIVDSRENAFKIAVKEKVFLTKPNKKELSEYFGKDIRSVYDIIVYAQQLVKDGSENVIVSLGKEGSIIVNKDEAYIGNAPDGELVSSVGAGDAMVAGIVYGISQNLSIIDAYKYAIASGTATAFSEGLATFESMNNLLDKVEVKKINLQ